The following coding sequences lie in one Zingiber officinale cultivar Zhangliang chromosome 2B, Zo_v1.1, whole genome shotgun sequence genomic window:
- the LOC122045049 gene encoding tropinone reductase homolog At5g06060-like isoform X1 yields the protein MELGNRWSLRGETALVTGGSKGIGCAIVEELARFGAAVHTCARNEAELKQSLQKWRDLKLQVTGSVCDVSSSEEREKLIEEVSAIFNGKLNILVNNAASAYVKPVLEVTQEEYKHIMNTNLEAGFHLSQLAHPLLKASGRGNIIFISSIASLEGTSFMSVYGASKGAMNQLTRCLACEWAKDNIRTNCVVPGAINTPMAKPFFENKELVAKWCHRTPLGRVGEPEEVAASVAFLCLPSSSFIIGQVITVDGGKTICGDY from the exons ATGGAGTTGGGAAATAGATGGTCTCTTCGAGGAGAAACAGCCTTGGTCACTGGTGGATCCAAAGGGATAGG GTGTGCTATTGTGGAAGAACTGGCAAGATTTGGTGCAGCAGTTCATACGTGCGCCAGGAATGAAGCAGAGCTAAAACAGAGTTTGCAGAAATGGAGAGACCTGAAGCTTCAGGTGACTGGTTCGGTCTGTGACGTCTCCTCctcggaggagagggagaagctGATAGAGGAAGTCAGCGCCATCTTCAACGGCAAACTCAATATCCTG GTTAATAATGCAGCGTCTGCTTACGTTAAACCAGTTTTAGAGGTGACTCAAGAGGAATACAAGCACATCATGAACACCAACTTGGAAGCCGGTTTTCATTTGAGTCAACTCGCTCATCCTCTTCTCAAGGCATCTGGACGGGGCAATATCATCTTCATTTCTTCAATTGCTAGTCTCGAAGGAACTTCTTTTATGTCTGTCTATGGAGCATCTAAGG GAGCCATGAACCAACTCACTAGATGCCTCGCTTGCGAATGGGCTAAGGACAATATTCGTACCAATTGTGTTGTGCCCGGTGCCATCAACACACCTATGGCTAAACCG TTCTTCGAGAACAAAGAACTGGTAGCGAAGTGGTGTCATCGTACTCCGCTTGGGCGTGTGGGAGAGCCCGAGGAAGTGGCAGCTTCGGTGGCTTTTCTTTGCCTTCCTTCCTCCTCTTTCATTATCGGTCAAGTGATTACTGTCGATGGAGGTAAAACAATATGCGGTGATTATTAA